From one Ctenopharyngodon idella isolate HZGC_01 chromosome 15, HZGC01, whole genome shotgun sequence genomic stretch:
- the plin2 gene encoding LOW QUALITY PROTEIN: perilipin-2 (The sequence of the model RefSeq protein was modified relative to this genomic sequence to represent the inferred CDS: deleted 1 base in 1 codon), which translates to MASVDVVNNQNVVDRIVHLPLVVSTYGIVSNVYCNTKNNHPYLKSVCEVAENGVKSITSAAFYSALPIIGKLEPQISMANDLACKGLDKIEKTLPILHKPSDQIVASAKEVVTGAKEVVSGTMSGAKESLSEVMDRTRGAVQDSMEKTKTVVSCGVQTVMESSAVRLMSSRVDTALSTSETLLEQYLPETEEVQECEVKNTEGFDNNSEAPSYYVRLGSLSSKVRDRTYQKAVEKIEYTRKSLDVSNLKLHEKLSALMGWKTVTQSQEENETVTDNEAEEIESRTLTIAHNLGQQLQTTYLVLVSSLKGLPQHVQVQVTSVTQSAMEIYSSFRKTAAIEDMSSTILVISRSQLSRVGDSMDNVMDYLINNTPLNWLVGPFYPRVQRSTANGPKSNKQRTIQPEVEIQSVNEDR; encoded by the exons ATGGCTTCTGTGGACGTTGTGAATAACCAG AATGTGGTTGACCGAATAGTTCACCTTCCTTTGGTTGTTTCCACCTATGGCATAGTGTCAAATGTGTACTGCAACACCAAGAACAACCATCCGTACTTGAAGTCTGTGTGTGAGGTGGCTGAGAATGGTGTGAAATCCATAACCTCAGCTGCTTTTTACAGTGCTTTACCAATCATTGGCAAACTAGAGCCTCAGA TCTCAATGGCTAATGATCTGGCATGCAAAGGACTGGATAAGATAGAGAAGACTCTGCCGATCCTACACAAGCCGTCTGATCAG ATTGTCGCCAGTGCCAAAGAGGTAGTGACGGGAGCCAAGGAAGTTGTCAGCGGTACCATGAGCGGTGCCAAAGAGTCCCTCAGTGAAGTGATGGACCGAACACGTGGGGCAGTGCAGGACAGCATGGAAAAGACCAAGACGGTGGTTAGCTGTGGAGTCCAAACGGTGATGGAGAGCAGTGCGGTCAGACTGATGAGCAGCAGAGTGGACACAGCACTGAGCACATCTGAGACTCTGCTGGAGCAGTACTTACCTGAAACTGAGGAGGTACAAG AATGTGAAGTGAAGAACACAGAAGGATTTGATAATAACAGCGAAGCACCCAGTTACTACGTACGACTGGGGTCTCTCTCCAGCAAAGTCAGGGACAGGACTTACCAGAAAGCTGTAGAAAAG ATTGAATATACCCGGAAGAGTCTTGATGTGTCTAACCTGAAGCTACATGAGAAACTGAGTGCACTGATGGGCTGGAAGACTGTGACTCAGAGTCAAGAAGAGAACGAGACAGTGACAGACAATGAAGCTGAG gaAATAGAATCTCGTACACTGACCATTGCCCACAACCTCGGCCAGCAACTTCAGACCACATATCTGGTCTTGGTGTCCAGCCTCAAAGGTCTCCCTCAGCACGTCCAGGTCCAGGTCACCTCTGTCACCCAGTCTGCCATGGAGATATATAGCAGCTTCAGAAAGACA GCCGCCATAGAAGACATGTCCAGTACAATACTCGTCATCAGTCGATCTCAGCTGAGCAGAGTAGGAGATTCTATGGATAATGTCATGGACTACCTGATCAACAATACACCTCTCAATTGGCTGGTAGGTCCATTTTACCCACGCGTGCAACGCAGCACTGCAAATGGCCCCAAAAGTAACAAACAAAGGACCATTCAGCCTGAAGTggagatacagtcagtgaatGAAGACAGATGA